A single genomic interval of Pomacea canaliculata isolate SZHN2017 linkage group LG5, ASM307304v1, whole genome shotgun sequence harbors:
- the LOC112563951 gene encoding uncharacterized protein LOC112563951, which translates to MYPSSAKSKQPRAAKVHTKTSQAANSQEPSQSATAKSQSRSQEPQVQPRAKVPTQQPTAKRQEPKPRPRAKSLAKSANPTAKSQTKFHQAKSSEPEPKPTQPSPPSQGPIKSQQQQPTNSQEPAN; encoded by the coding sequence ATGTAcccaagttcagccaagagCAAGCAGCCAAGAGCAGCCAAAGTCCACACCAAGACCAGCcaagcagccaacagccaagagccaagccaatcAGCCACAGCCAAGAGCCAGTCCAGAAGCCAAGAGCCACAAGtccagccaagagccaaagtCCCCacgcaacagccaacagccaagagacaagagccaaagccaagaccACGTGCCAAGTCATTAGCCAAGAGCGCAAACCCAACAGCCAAGTCGCAAACCAAGTTCCACCAAGCTAAGAGCTCAGAGCCAGAGCCAAAGCCAACGCAGCCAAGCCCACCTAGCCAAGGTCCAATCAAgagccaacagcaacaaccaacaaacagcCAAGAGCCAGCCAACTAG